The region GACAAATACGTCGCGTGCACGAGCACGACGCGCCGAAACCCGGCGTCCCGGAGTTCACCGGGCGTGTAGCGCTCAAACGCCTCGCGCGCCACGCGCCGGATAACCGCCGGCGCGGCTTCGGGCGAGGAGTTCGAGTTGAGCACGCTGACGATGCGCCCGCCGGCCCGCTCGACGTTGGCTGACGCCCGGCGCCCGACGACGATGAACGCCGCGTCGCCGAACCGCCGTGCATGCTCGATGCCCGCCTCGGCGACGATCTCGTTGAATCGGCCGCACAGACCCTGCTCGGAGCCGATCAGCACGATGCACGTCGGGCCTTGGCTCGGCGTCTCGGGCACCTCGTCGAGCGCGCGCAGCGCGTCGGCGATCGCGCCGGTCACCGCGTCGGCATACGCTCGCACGCCGCGCAGTTGCGACTCGGCCTGCTTGAGGTAGATGGCCGCCAGCGAGCGCATGGCGTGGATGATGTCCCTGAGCTCGTCTATTGTCGCGAGTTG is a window of Verrucomicrobiota bacterium DNA encoding:
- a CDS encoding F0F1 ATP synthase subunit gamma — protein: MEQLRQLEQQLATIDELRDIIHAMRSLAAIYLKQAESQLRGVRAYADAVTGAIADALRALDEVPETPSQGPTCIVLIGSEQGLCGRFNEIVAEAGIEHARRFGDAAFIVVGRRASANVERAGGRIVSVLNSNSSPEAAPAVIRRVAREAFERYTPGELRDAGFRRVVLVHATYLSPGRIGVRLVPILPLDYAEWRPKPGEPTKPRPAMTLEARDLLASLVEEFYFIALYRAFVESL